One window from the genome of Paramisgurnus dabryanus chromosome 20, PD_genome_1.1, whole genome shotgun sequence encodes:
- the frmd6 gene encoding FERM domain-containing protein 6 isoform X1 yields MSKLTFHNNKTMQDRRCVCVFLPNDETLNVIVSVKTLCQELLVQICDLLRLKDCHLFGLSVIQNNEHIYMELGQKLSKYCPKEWKREASKGIDQFGPPMIVHFRAQYYVENGRLISDRVARYYYYWHLRKQVVQSQCIQREEAYFLLAAFALQADLGNFKRNKHFGAYFQPEAYFPSWVIAKRGCDYILRHIPNMHKEQFALTASEAQLKYIKEAALLDDVAVHYYRLYKDKKELEASLTLGLTLRGIQVFQNVGTVRQLLYDFPWTNVGKLVFVGKKFEILPDGLPSARKLIYYTGCPLRSRHLLQLLSNSHRLYMNLQPVLKQVRRLEENEEKKQYRESYISYGLEADMDNLDQRSRASGSSAGSTSRPNPFSRHSTTSHGSSRTSGVDTDSFRTPTNTPHRPLRTHSSSNTSHASTHTSGIESSSKEHCLDEDEIEMLVDDPKSCEDLDDLDLHQELCIHITEEMLTSAQNNGCSGLVVKEVSSSTSSSSETVVRMRGQSIECLPQTAMGRKGQNSTDRHSQSLDDVRLFQRNCQEWAELCQDTAHSYTFGCEPDLGDTVGCGYQGLADQCAGIRNNQNAFPIKRTSKYFSLDLDREDLTIGHLTTEAEPEFVV; encoded by the exons ATGAGCAAACTGACGTTCCACAATAACAAGACGATGCAGGACcgtcggtgtgtgtgtgtgttcctcCCCAATGATGAAACACTCAATGTAATTGTCAGT GTTAAGACTTTATGTCAAGAGTTGTTGGTGCAGATATGTGATCTGCTCAGGTTAAAGGACTGTCACCTGTTCGGACTCAGTGTTATTCAGA ACAATGAACACATATACATGGAACTGGGACAAAAACTGTCTAAATATTGTCCAAAAGAATGGAAACGAGAGGCCAGCAAG GGAATTGATCAGTTTGGACCTCCGATGATAGTTCACTTTAGAGCACAGTATTATGTGGAAAACGGAAGACTTATCAG TGATCGCGTGGCACGTTATTATTACTATTGGCACTTGAGGAAGCAGGTCGTGCAGTCTCAGTGTATTCAGAGAGAGGAGGCTTATTTCCTGCTTGCTGCATTCGCTCTGCAGGCTGACCTGGGAAACTTCAAACGTAACAAACACTTTGGTGCCTATTTCCAGCCAGAAGCTTATTTTCCCTCCTGG GTTATTGCGAAAAGAGGTTGTGACTATATTCTCCGTCACATTCCAAACATGCACAAAGAGCAATTCGCTCTCACTGCATCTGAAGCCCAGCTGAAGTACATTAAGGAAGCAGCGCTCCTGGATGACGTGGCTGTTCATTACTATCGTCTTTACAAG GATAAGAAAGAACTGGAAGCCTCTTTAACTCTGGGACTCACCTTACGCGGGATTCAGGTTTTTCAG AATGTGGGAACTGTCAGGCAACTCTTGTATGATTTTCCCTGGACCAACGTGGGAAAACTGGTGTTTGTG GGCAAGAAGTTTGAGATTCTTCCTGATGGCTTGCCATCCGCTAGGAAGCTCATCTATTACACCGGCTGTCCTTTGAGGTCACGACATCTTCTACAGTTACTCAGCAACAGTCATCGACTGTACATGAACCTACAACCTGTGCTGAAACAGGTTCGACGTCTGGAAGAAAATGAAG AAAAGAAGCAGTATAGGGAGTCATACATCAGTTATGGTCTGGAGGCCGACATGGATAACCTAGACCAGCGTTCAAGGGCCAGCGGGAGCAGCGCAGGCAGTACATCACGTCCCAATCCCTTTTCACGACACTCCACCACGAGTCACGGCAGCTCCCGCACGTCGGGCGTCGACACCGACAGTTTCCGAACTCCAACAAACACGCCGCACAGACCACTGAGAACACACTCGTCCTCCAACACCAGCCACGCCAGCACGCACACGTCTGGCATCGAGAGCAGCAGCAAGGAGCACTGCTTGGATGAAGATG AGATCGAGATGTTGGTCGATGATCCAAAAAGCTGTGAAGATCTTGATGACTTAGACCTCCACCAGGAGCTGTGTATCCACATCACAGAAGAAATGCTGACATCAGCGCAGAACAACGGCTGCTCAG GTTTAGTGGTAAAGGAAGTCAGTTCTTCCACATCCAGCTCATCAGAGACGGTTGTGAGAATGAGAGGCCAAAGCATCGAATGTCTTCCCCAG ACGGCAATGGGCAGGAAGGGGCAGAACTCTACAGATCGACACAGCCAATCACTGGATGATGTTCGTCTCTTCCAGAGGAACTGTCAAGAGTGGGCGGAGCTTTGCCAGGACACCGCACACAGTTATACGTTCGGCTGCGAACCCGACCTCGGGGACACCGTCGGCTG
- the frmd6 gene encoding FERM domain-containing protein 6 isoform X2 codes for MSKLTFHNNKTMQDRRCVCVFLPNDETLNVIVSVKTLCQELLVQICDLLRLKDCHLFGLSVIQNNEHIYMELGQKLSKYCPKEWKREASKGIDQFGPPMIVHFRAQYYVENGRLISDRVARYYYYWHLRKQVVQSQCIQREEAYFLLAAFALQADLGNFKRNKHFGAYFQPEAYFPSWVIAKRGCDYILRHIPNMHKEQFALTASEAQLKYIKEAALLDDVAVHYYRLYKDKKELEASLTLGLTLRGIQVFQNVGTVRQLLYDFPWTNVGKLVFVGKKFEILPDGLPSARKLIYYTGCPLRSRHLLQLLSNSHRLYMNLQPVLKQVRRLEENEEKKQYRESYISYGLEADMDNLDQRSRASGSSAGSTSRPNPFSRHSTTSHGSSRTSGVDTDSFRTPTNTPHRPLRTHSSSNTSHASTHTSGIESSSKEHCLDEDEIEMLVDDPKSCEDLDDLDLHQELCIHITEEMLTSAQNNGCSGLVVKEVSSSTSSSSETVVRMRGQSIECLPQYLFRAALPYTQQHCRFSSVNSYGNGQEGAELYRSTQPITG; via the exons ATGAGCAAACTGACGTTCCACAATAACAAGACGATGCAGGACcgtcggtgtgtgtgtgtgttcctcCCCAATGATGAAACACTCAATGTAATTGTCAGT GTTAAGACTTTATGTCAAGAGTTGTTGGTGCAGATATGTGATCTGCTCAGGTTAAAGGACTGTCACCTGTTCGGACTCAGTGTTATTCAGA ACAATGAACACATATACATGGAACTGGGACAAAAACTGTCTAAATATTGTCCAAAAGAATGGAAACGAGAGGCCAGCAAG GGAATTGATCAGTTTGGACCTCCGATGATAGTTCACTTTAGAGCACAGTATTATGTGGAAAACGGAAGACTTATCAG TGATCGCGTGGCACGTTATTATTACTATTGGCACTTGAGGAAGCAGGTCGTGCAGTCTCAGTGTATTCAGAGAGAGGAGGCTTATTTCCTGCTTGCTGCATTCGCTCTGCAGGCTGACCTGGGAAACTTCAAACGTAACAAACACTTTGGTGCCTATTTCCAGCCAGAAGCTTATTTTCCCTCCTGG GTTATTGCGAAAAGAGGTTGTGACTATATTCTCCGTCACATTCCAAACATGCACAAAGAGCAATTCGCTCTCACTGCATCTGAAGCCCAGCTGAAGTACATTAAGGAAGCAGCGCTCCTGGATGACGTGGCTGTTCATTACTATCGTCTTTACAAG GATAAGAAAGAACTGGAAGCCTCTTTAACTCTGGGACTCACCTTACGCGGGATTCAGGTTTTTCAG AATGTGGGAACTGTCAGGCAACTCTTGTATGATTTTCCCTGGACCAACGTGGGAAAACTGGTGTTTGTG GGCAAGAAGTTTGAGATTCTTCCTGATGGCTTGCCATCCGCTAGGAAGCTCATCTATTACACCGGCTGTCCTTTGAGGTCACGACATCTTCTACAGTTACTCAGCAACAGTCATCGACTGTACATGAACCTACAACCTGTGCTGAAACAGGTTCGACGTCTGGAAGAAAATGAAG AAAAGAAGCAGTATAGGGAGTCATACATCAGTTATGGTCTGGAGGCCGACATGGATAACCTAGACCAGCGTTCAAGGGCCAGCGGGAGCAGCGCAGGCAGTACATCACGTCCCAATCCCTTTTCACGACACTCCACCACGAGTCACGGCAGCTCCCGCACGTCGGGCGTCGACACCGACAGTTTCCGAACTCCAACAAACACGCCGCACAGACCACTGAGAACACACTCGTCCTCCAACACCAGCCACGCCAGCACGCACACGTCTGGCATCGAGAGCAGCAGCAAGGAGCACTGCTTGGATGAAGATG AGATCGAGATGTTGGTCGATGATCCAAAAAGCTGTGAAGATCTTGATGACTTAGACCTCCACCAGGAGCTGTGTATCCACATCACAGAAGAAATGCTGACATCAGCGCAGAACAACGGCTGCTCAG GTTTAGTGGTAAAGGAAGTCAGTTCTTCCACATCCAGCTCATCAGAGACGGTTGTGAGAATGAGAGGCCAAAGCATCGAATGTCTTCCCCAG TATTTGTTTAGGGCAGCCTTACCCTACACCCAACAGCATTGTCGTTTCTCATCAGTGAATTCAT ACGGCAATGGGCAGGAAGGGGCAGAACTCTACAGATCGACACAGCCAATCACTGGATGA